The Streptomyces sp. NBC_01275 genome has a segment encoding these proteins:
- a CDS encoding ABC transporter substrate-binding protein encodes MTVSLPRTAVRSGALAAVAALALSACGAAPDNTSTTADGKNAATAASAADFGGLAALEKAAKKEGTLNAIALPRDWANYGALIDGFEKKYGIKIAVENPDGSSQDEINAVTSRKGQGRAPDVLDLGSSFALSAAQQGLLAPYKVASYADIPEGQKDPKAQWYNDYGGYISIGCDAKRVKTCPTTFADLLKPQYKGQVALNGNPTKSGSAFGGVYAAALASGGSFDDIQPGLDFFAKLKKNGNYTPVESTPATVEKGETPISIDWDYLNAGYADEFKSKGVDWKVAVPTDGQFSQYYSQAINKDAPHPAAARLWQEYLYSAEGQNLWLKGYARPALMTAMEKAGTLDTAAAAKLPQVSGTPAFPSEAQQSKAKTVLGQGWAKAVSG; translated from the coding sequence GTGACCGTGTCCCTGCCGAGAACCGCCGTCCGCTCAGGCGCCCTCGCGGCCGTCGCCGCGCTCGCCCTGAGCGCCTGCGGCGCCGCCCCCGACAACACGTCGACCACCGCCGACGGCAAGAACGCCGCCACCGCCGCCTCCGCCGCCGACTTCGGCGGGCTCGCCGCCCTGGAGAAGGCGGCGAAGAAGGAGGGCACGCTCAACGCCATCGCGCTGCCCCGCGACTGGGCGAACTACGGCGCCCTCATCGACGGCTTCGAGAAGAAGTACGGCATCAAGATCGCCGTCGAGAACCCGGACGGCTCCAGCCAGGACGAGATCAACGCCGTGACGTCGCGCAAGGGGCAGGGCCGCGCCCCCGACGTGCTCGACCTGGGCAGCTCCTTCGCGCTGAGCGCCGCCCAGCAGGGCCTGCTCGCGCCGTACAAGGTCGCCTCCTACGCCGACATCCCCGAGGGCCAGAAGGACCCGAAGGCGCAGTGGTACAACGACTACGGCGGCTACATCTCCATCGGCTGCGACGCCAAGCGCGTGAAGACCTGTCCGACCACCTTCGCGGATCTGCTCAAGCCGCAGTACAAGGGCCAGGTCGCCCTCAACGGCAACCCCACCAAGTCGGGTTCGGCCTTCGGCGGCGTGTACGCGGCGGCGCTCGCGAGCGGCGGCTCCTTCGACGACATCCAGCCCGGCCTCGACTTCTTCGCCAAGCTCAAGAAGAACGGCAACTACACGCCCGTCGAGTCGACTCCGGCCACCGTCGAGAAGGGCGAGACGCCGATCAGCATCGACTGGGACTACCTCAACGCCGGGTACGCCGACGAGTTCAAGTCCAAGGGCGTCGACTGGAAGGTCGCCGTCCCGACCGACGGCCAGTTCTCCCAGTACTACTCCCAGGCCATCAACAAGGACGCCCCGCACCCGGCGGCCGCGCGCCTGTGGCAGGAGTACCTCTACAGCGCCGAGGGCCAGAACCTCTGGCTCAAGGGGTACGCCCGCCCGGCCCTGATGACCGCCATGGAGAAGGCCGGCACCCTCGACACCGCGGCCGCGGCCAAGCTGCCCCAGGTCTCCGGGACGCCCGCCTTCCCGAGCGAGGCCCAGCAGAGCAAGGCCAAGACGGTGCTCGGACAGGGCTGGGCGAAGGCCGTCTCCGGATGA
- a CDS encoding HAD-IA family hydrolase codes for MTRLPLQAVLFDMDGTLVDTERLWWEAVERVAGRTLTEADQPEVLGRPVEHTADWLAATTGAPAADLADALHREFADRVGTGILPRPGALDLLDALAREGVPTALVTASPRAVADTVLAALGASRFAVTVTADDTGRTKPDPDPYLAACRALGVDPASCVAVEDTPTGVASAEAAGCAVLAVPSLAPIDAAPGRTVLPTLEGVTLQRLRSLPPHRLRVMTWNLWHGGTKVRDHRAKQLKVIAETDVDVVGLQETYGGAAEELAEALGWHHHRAGDNLGIISRHPITAALGDPQAGFYGAAGVRIRVAGETEVEVWTVHLDYTPYGPYEAAFDALPAADLIAHEEVRLAQMRDALGRLGGEGPLVLVGDFNSPSHLDGPDVEWPVTKAAEEAGLRDSYREAHPDPVRSPGHTWSPVHAEHEDGSGRPEPQDRIDFVLHRGLRVLDSRTYVSGSPRTWPDVEDNDWPSDHAAVITTFSLGAGAGAV; via the coding sequence GTGACGCGACTCCCGCTCCAGGCCGTCCTGTTCGACATGGACGGCACGCTCGTCGACACCGAGCGGCTGTGGTGGGAGGCGGTGGAGCGGGTGGCCGGCCGGACCCTGACCGAGGCCGACCAGCCGGAGGTGCTCGGCCGCCCGGTCGAGCACACCGCCGACTGGCTCGCCGCGACCACCGGCGCGCCCGCCGCGGACCTCGCCGACGCGCTCCACCGGGAGTTCGCGGACCGGGTCGGCACCGGCATCCTGCCCCGCCCCGGCGCGCTCGACCTGCTCGACGCCCTGGCCCGCGAGGGCGTGCCGACGGCCCTGGTGACCGCGTCCCCCAGGGCCGTCGCCGACACCGTGCTCGCCGCGCTCGGCGCGAGTCGCTTCGCCGTCACCGTCACCGCCGACGACACCGGCCGCACCAAGCCCGACCCCGACCCCTACCTCGCCGCCTGCCGCGCCCTGGGCGTCGACCCGGCGTCCTGCGTGGCCGTCGAGGACACGCCGACCGGGGTCGCCTCCGCCGAGGCGGCGGGCTGCGCCGTGCTCGCGGTGCCCTCGCTCGCGCCGATCGACGCGGCGCCGGGCCGCACCGTCCTGCCGACCCTGGAGGGCGTCACCCTGCAGCGGCTGCGCTCCCTGCCGCCGCACCGGCTCCGGGTCATGACCTGGAACCTCTGGCACGGCGGCACCAAGGTCCGCGACCACCGGGCCAAGCAGCTCAAGGTCATCGCCGAGACCGACGTCGACGTGGTCGGCCTCCAGGAGACGTACGGCGGCGCCGCCGAGGAACTCGCCGAGGCCCTCGGCTGGCACCACCACCGCGCCGGCGACAACCTCGGGATCATCAGCCGCCACCCGATCACGGCCGCCCTGGGCGACCCGCAGGCGGGCTTCTACGGCGCGGCCGGCGTCCGGATCCGGGTGGCCGGGGAAACGGAGGTCGAGGTCTGGACGGTCCACCTCGACTACACGCCGTACGGGCCCTACGAGGCCGCCTTCGACGCACTGCCGGCCGCCGATCTGATCGCCCACGAGGAGGTCCGGCTCGCCCAGATGCGGGACGCCCTGGGCCGGCTCGGCGGCGAGGGGCCGCTGGTCCTCGTCGGCGACTTCAACAGTCCCTCCCACCTGGACGGGCCGGACGTCGAGTGGCCGGTGACCAAGGCCGCCGAGGAGGCGGGCCTGCGCGACTCCTACCGCGAGGCGCACCCCGACCCCGTACGGAGTCCGGGGCACACCTGGTCCCCGGTGCACGCCGAGCACGAGGACGGCAGCGGCCGCCCGGAGCCGCAGGACCGGATCGACTTCGTCCTGCACCGGGGGCTGCGGGTGCTCGACTCCCGGACGTACGTCAGCGGCAGCCCCCGGACCTGGCCGGACGTCGAGGACAACGACTGGCCGTCCGACCACGCGGCGGTGATCACCACTTTCTCCCTGGGCGCCGGGGCCGGAGCTGTCTAA
- a CDS encoding amino acid permease: MLDQGAPPQRRSQTVPPSPGLGARLMRRKPVERLVAEGGQGEGGSLRRSLGLWQLTMISIGATLGTGIFVVLGEAVPKAGPAVTLAFVIAGLTALFSALSYAELAGTIPVAGSSYSYAYATMGELVAWICGWCLVLEYGVSVAAVAVGWGEYLNELLDGTIGVTIPDALSAPPGDGGVFNLPALIVVLLAMAFLLGGAKESARANTVMVAVKIAALVLFCAIGVQGFRSGNYDHFMPLGMAGVSAAGATLFFSYIGFDAASTAGEEAKNAQRDLPRAIMLSLVIVTALYVVVAAVAVGARPWQRFNDSEAALAQIMRDVTGQSFWGTLLAFCAVIAIASVVLTVLYGQTRVLFAMSRDGLVPKVFSRVHPKTGTPRANTLIVSLFCGVLASAIPLGQLADATSIGTLFAFALVNIAVVVLRRTRPEMPRTFRVPLSPVLPALGLAFCVWMMGSLSAVTWVVFGVWMAVGLVFYFSYGHRRSRLATPAAAEPTESSEPSEK, from the coding sequence GTGCTCGACCAAGGCGCACCCCCGCAGCGGCGCAGTCAGACCGTCCCCCCGTCCCCGGGGCTCGGCGCGCGCCTGATGCGGCGCAAGCCCGTGGAACGACTGGTCGCCGAGGGCGGCCAGGGCGAGGGAGGGTCCCTGCGGCGCTCCCTCGGGCTCTGGCAGCTGACGATGATCAGCATCGGCGCCACCCTCGGCACCGGCATCTTCGTGGTCCTCGGCGAGGCCGTCCCCAAGGCCGGACCCGCGGTCACCCTCGCCTTCGTGATCGCCGGACTCACGGCGCTCTTCTCGGCCCTGTCCTACGCCGAGCTGGCGGGCACGATCCCGGTCGCGGGATCCTCGTACTCGTACGCATACGCAACGATGGGCGAGCTGGTCGCCTGGATCTGCGGCTGGTGTCTGGTCCTGGAGTACGGCGTCTCGGTCGCCGCCGTCGCCGTCGGCTGGGGCGAGTACCTCAACGAGCTTCTCGACGGGACGATCGGCGTGACCATCCCGGACGCGCTGTCCGCGCCGCCCGGCGACGGGGGCGTCTTCAACCTGCCCGCACTGATCGTCGTCCTGCTGGCCATGGCGTTCCTGCTGGGCGGGGCGAAGGAGTCCGCGCGCGCCAACACCGTCATGGTGGCCGTGAAGATCGCCGCGCTGGTGCTGTTCTGCGCGATCGGAGTCCAGGGCTTCCGCTCCGGCAACTACGACCACTTCATGCCGCTGGGCATGGCGGGCGTCAGCGCGGCCGGCGCGACCCTCTTCTTCTCGTACATCGGCTTCGACGCCGCCTCCACCGCCGGCGAGGAGGCGAAGAACGCGCAGCGCGACCTGCCCCGCGCGATCATGCTCTCGCTCGTCATCGTGACGGCCCTGTACGTCGTGGTCGCCGCCGTGGCCGTCGGCGCCCGGCCCTGGCAGCGGTTCAACGACTCCGAGGCCGCGCTCGCGCAGATCATGCGGGACGTGACCGGACAGTCCTTCTGGGGCACCCTGCTGGCCTTCTGCGCCGTCATCGCCATCGCGAGCGTCGTGCTGACCGTCCTGTACGGCCAGACCCGCGTCCTGTTCGCGATGTCCCGGGACGGACTCGTCCCCAAGGTGTTCTCGCGCGTCCACCCGAAGACCGGCACGCCCCGCGCGAACACCCTGATCGTGTCCCTGTTCTGCGGTGTCCTGGCCTCCGCCATCCCGTTGGGGCAACTCGCGGACGCCACCAGCATCGGCACGCTGTTCGCCTTCGCGCTGGTCAACATCGCCGTCGTGGTGCTGCGCCGGACCCGTCCGGAGATGCCCCGAACCTTCCGGGTCCCGCTCTCCCCGGTGCTGCCGGCCCTCGGCCTGGCCTTCTGCGTCTGGATGATGGGCAGCCTCTCGGCCGTCACCTGGGTGGTCTTCGGTGTCTGGATGGCGGTCGGGCTCGTGTTCTACTTCAGTTACGGCCATCGCCGCTCCCGACTGGCGACGCCCGCGGCTGCCGAACCGACTGAATCATCTGAACCATCTGAGAAGTGA
- a CDS encoding ABC transporter ATP-binding protein, with translation MTVTTPEKAAIERDKAATVEFRGLRREFGPTVALDGLDLTVRPGELLALLGPSGCGKTTALRMLAGFEHPDSGEVLVDGEDVTRVPAHRRDAGMVFQSYSLFPHLDALDNVAFGLRMRKVRTAQRRARAAELLELVGLADKGGRFPHQLSGGQQQRIALARALALRPRVLLLDEPLSALDAKVRLTLREEIRRLQQELGITTLFVTHDQEEALSMADRVAVMHAGRLEQCAAPAELYGRPATAFVAEFVGTMSRIPGRLSHGEVEVLGQRLPVDGPAPSAAEVDVLVRPEAVGVRAEEGADARVVATSFLGAAVRVTVRLADGTEVKADLPAHEAAGLGAGAVVRVSLPERPVLVAERPS, from the coding sequence ATGACCGTGACCACGCCAGAGAAGGCGGCCATCGAGAGGGACAAGGCCGCCACCGTCGAATTCCGCGGCCTGCGCCGGGAGTTCGGGCCGACCGTCGCCCTCGACGGACTCGACCTGACCGTCCGGCCCGGGGAACTCCTCGCCCTGCTCGGCCCGTCCGGCTGCGGCAAGACCACCGCGCTGCGCATGCTCGCCGGGTTCGAACACCCCGACTCCGGCGAGGTGTTGGTCGACGGCGAGGACGTGACCCGCGTCCCGGCGCATCGACGCGACGCCGGGATGGTCTTCCAGTCGTACAGCCTCTTCCCGCATCTCGACGCGCTCGACAACGTGGCCTTCGGGCTGCGGATGCGGAAGGTGCGGACGGCGCAGCGGCGGGCGCGGGCCGCGGAGTTGCTGGAGCTGGTCGGGCTCGCCGACAAGGGCGGGCGGTTCCCGCACCAGCTCTCCGGCGGCCAGCAGCAGCGCATCGCGCTGGCCCGCGCCCTCGCCCTGCGCCCGCGCGTCCTGCTCCTGGACGAACCGCTCTCCGCGCTCGACGCCAAGGTGCGTCTCACCCTGCGCGAGGAGATCCGGCGGCTCCAGCAGGAGCTCGGCATCACCACCCTGTTCGTCACCCACGACCAGGAGGAGGCCCTGTCCATGGCGGACCGGGTCGCCGTGATGCACGCCGGACGGCTCGAACAGTGCGCCGCCCCGGCCGAGTTGTACGGCCGGCCCGCCACCGCCTTCGTCGCCGAGTTCGTGGGCACCATGAGCCGCATACCCGGGCGGCTCTCCCACGGCGAGGTCGAGGTGCTGGGGCAGCGGCTGCCCGTCGACGGACCCGCGCCGTCGGCGGCCGAGGTGGACGTGCTGGTGCGGCCGGAGGCGGTGGGGGTACGGGCCGAGGAGGGCGCGGACGCCCGGGTGGTCGCCACCTCCTTCCTGGGCGCGGCCGTCCGGGTCACCGTCCGGCTCGCCGACGGCACCGAGGTCAAGGCCGATCTGCCCGCGCACGAGGCGGCCGGGCTCGGCGCGGGGGCCGTGGTGCGCGTGTCGCTGCCCGAACGGCCGGTGCTGGTCGCCGAACGCCCCTCCTGA
- a CDS encoding ABC transporter permease subunit — protein MTTTLPRVDTATAAPVKRRRRGLTWLAVAPLLLFTAIAFGLPALAMLDGAFTAKDPATGATSYTVDNLSASLRGAYLTALLGSVKLSAVSAVLGALLGLPLAQAVVTSRFRALREAVLTASGVLANFGGVPLAFAFVATLGNAGVLTRYFGLTDKGWDLYSFWGLVIVYLYFLIPLMVLTITPALDGLRSQWREAAQNNGATPVQYWRHVALPVLLPSLLGGLVLLFGSAFAAYATAAAMVGSSIPLVTLQIADAISGNVLVGQENVALALSLDMVLVAGLVMAVYLPLQRRSARWLA, from the coding sequence ATGACGACGACCCTCCCACGGGTCGACACGGCGACCGCCGCTCCGGTGAAGCGGCGGCGCCGTGGCCTCACCTGGCTCGCCGTCGCCCCGCTGCTCCTCTTCACCGCGATCGCCTTCGGGCTGCCCGCCCTGGCCATGCTCGACGGCGCCTTCACCGCCAAGGACCCGGCCACGGGCGCCACGTCGTACACCGTCGACAACCTGAGCGCCTCCCTGCGGGGCGCGTATCTGACGGCCCTCCTCGGCAGCGTGAAGCTGTCCGCGGTGTCCGCGGTTCTGGGCGCGCTCCTCGGACTGCCGCTGGCGCAGGCCGTGGTGACCTCCCGCTTCCGCGCGCTGCGCGAGGCCGTGCTCACCGCCTCCGGGGTCCTCGCCAACTTCGGCGGCGTCCCGCTGGCCTTCGCCTTCGTCGCCACACTCGGCAACGCGGGCGTCCTGACCCGGTACTTCGGCCTCACCGACAAGGGCTGGGACCTCTACAGCTTCTGGGGTCTGGTGATCGTCTACCTGTACTTCCTGATCCCGCTGATGGTCCTCACCATCACCCCGGCCCTGGACGGCCTGCGCTCCCAGTGGCGCGAGGCCGCGCAGAACAACGGCGCGACCCCCGTGCAGTACTGGCGGCACGTCGCCCTGCCCGTCCTGCTGCCCTCGCTCCTCGGCGGGCTGGTCCTGCTCTTCGGCAGCGCCTTCGCCGCGTACGCCACCGCCGCCGCCATGGTCGGCAGCTCCATCCCGCTGGTCACCCTGCAGATCGCCGACGCGATCTCCGGCAACGTGCTGGTCGGCCAGGAGAACGTGGCCCTCGCCCTCAGCCTCGACATGGTCCTGGTCGCGGGCCTGGTCATGGCCGTGTACCTGCCCCTGCAACGACGGAGCGCGCGATGGCTCGCCTGA
- a CDS encoding GntR family transcriptional regulator yields MAARHERIADELRRAIDREEYTVGSLLPAETDLAAAYGVSRGTVRQAVAALTAEGLIGSRQGARRVVLASRRSQSFAELRSFAQWARAMGREATGHVVAQEYRPATAEDAVRLQLRELTRVLHVLRVRGLDGEPVLLERTVYADWISPAVEPIEPDCPSVTQRLLDDTGLVFAYGEHVIDAVAAGAQDAELLGVRRTSPLLRVRRVTTTREGRPVEWSDDRYRSDAVSFSVHNSIGNNALARKTAD; encoded by the coding sequence ATGGCGGCGCGACACGAGAGGATCGCCGACGAGCTGCGCCGCGCGATCGACCGCGAGGAGTACACGGTCGGCAGTCTGCTGCCCGCCGAGACGGACCTCGCGGCCGCCTACGGCGTCTCGCGCGGCACGGTCCGCCAGGCCGTCGCCGCGCTCACCGCGGAGGGGCTCATCGGCTCGCGTCAGGGCGCCCGCCGCGTGGTCCTGGCCAGCCGCCGCAGCCAGAGCTTCGCCGAGCTGCGCAGCTTCGCCCAGTGGGCGCGCGCGATGGGCCGCGAGGCCACCGGCCACGTCGTCGCGCAGGAGTACCGCCCGGCGACCGCCGAGGACGCCGTACGCCTCCAACTGCGCGAGCTGACCAGGGTGTTGCACGTGCTGCGGGTGCGCGGTCTGGACGGCGAGCCGGTCCTCCTGGAGCGGACCGTGTACGCCGACTGGATCTCCCCCGCCGTCGAGCCGATCGAGCCGGACTGCCCCTCCGTGACCCAGCGCCTCCTCGACGACACCGGTCTGGTCTTCGCCTACGGGGAGCACGTCATCGACGCGGTGGCGGCGGGCGCGCAGGACGCCGAGTTGTTGGGCGTCCGCCGGACGAGTCCCCTGCTGCGCGTGCGCCGGGTGACGACGACCCGCGAGGGCCGCCCGGTGGAGTGGTCGGACGACCGCTACCGCTCGGACGCGGTCAGCTTCAGCGTGCACAACTCGATCGGGAACAACGCGCTGGCCCGCAAGACGGCCGACTGA
- a CDS encoding Lrp/AsnC family transcriptional regulator, translated as MLNDLDERIVHALAEDARRSYADIGQLVGLSAPAVKRRVDRLRATGAITGFTVRVDPAALGWETEGFVEIYCRRNTSPETIQRGLERYQEVVAASTVTGEADAVAQVFAADMRHFERVLERIAGEPFVERTKSVLVLSPLLRRFSAGSPT; from the coding sequence GTGCTGAACGATCTCGACGAACGCATCGTGCACGCCCTCGCCGAGGACGCCCGTCGCTCCTACGCGGACATCGGGCAGTTGGTCGGCCTGTCCGCGCCCGCCGTGAAACGGCGGGTGGACCGGCTGCGGGCCACCGGCGCCATCACCGGCTTCACCGTACGGGTCGACCCGGCGGCGCTCGGCTGGGAGACCGAGGGGTTCGTCGAGATCTACTGCCGGCGCAACACCTCCCCGGAGACCATCCAGCGGGGTCTTGAGCGCTACCAGGAGGTCGTGGCCGCCTCCACCGTCACCGGGGAGGCGGACGCCGTCGCCCAGGTCTTCGCCGCCGACATGCGTCACTTCGAGCGGGTGCTGGAGCGGATCGCGGGGGAGCCGTTCGTGGAGCGGACCAAGTCCGTGCTGGTGCTGTCCCCGCTGCTCAGGCGGTTCTCCGCGGGGTCCCCGACCTGA
- a CDS encoding ABC transporter permease, with protein MARLTLWRWGVLGLAGLYFLLPLAASVVFTVDVPGQGVTFDAYTQIFSTEGFTSSLLLSLELAAATIAVVLLLTVPAMVALRLGAPRLRPVVEVVCSLPLVVPPIAFVAGLGTVLKWGPDHLSRTPLFQTFVAIQNPDFPFVLVLAYVVMALPFVYRALDAGLRAVDVRTLVEAARSCGAGWPQALLQAVLPNLRGALLNASFLTLALVLGEFTVAQLLGFQPFAVWIVNVSGSQAQLSVAVSVLSLLVTWALLLVLAGFGGRTRSTSRG; from the coding sequence ATGGCTCGCCTGACCCTGTGGCGGTGGGGCGTGCTCGGCCTCGCCGGACTGTACTTCCTGCTGCCGCTGGCCGCGTCGGTCGTCTTCACGGTCGACGTGCCCGGGCAGGGCGTCACCTTCGACGCCTACACACAGATCTTCTCCACCGAGGGCTTCACCTCCAGCCTGCTGCTCTCGCTGGAACTGGCCGCCGCCACCATCGCCGTGGTCCTCCTGCTCACGGTCCCCGCGATGGTCGCGCTGCGGCTCGGCGCGCCACGGCTGCGGCCGGTCGTCGAGGTGGTGTGCTCACTGCCGCTGGTCGTCCCGCCGATCGCCTTCGTCGCCGGCCTCGGCACGGTCCTGAAGTGGGGCCCCGACCACCTCTCGAGAACACCCCTGTTCCAGACCTTCGTGGCGATCCAGAACCCCGACTTCCCCTTCGTCCTCGTCCTGGCCTACGTCGTGATGGCGCTGCCGTTCGTGTACCGGGCGCTGGACGCCGGGCTGCGCGCCGTCGACGTACGCACCCTCGTCGAGGCCGCCCGCAGCTGCGGGGCCGGGTGGCCGCAGGCGCTGCTCCAGGCCGTGCTGCCCAATCTGCGCGGCGCGCTGCTCAACGCGTCCTTCCTCACGCTGGCCCTGGTGCTCGGCGAGTTCACCGTGGCGCAGCTGCTCGGCTTCCAGCCCTTCGCGGTGTGGATCGTCAACGTCAGCGGCTCACAGGCCCAGTTGTCCGTCGCCGTGTCCGTGCTCAGCCTGCTCGTGACCTGGGCGCTGCTCCTCGTCCTCGCCGGCTTCGGCGGACGCACCCGTTCTACTTCCCGGGGATGA